A single Watersipora subatra chromosome 7, tzWatSuba1.1, whole genome shotgun sequence DNA region contains:
- the LOC137401142 gene encoding homeobox protein SIX6-like, which translates to MPLSTNSCSDESNIGSPLLKSPKLEDPVGRVPQDGEPVCFSPEQIACVCEALQQSGDVERLSRFLWSLPPSELLRSNESVLKARAVVAFHRSDFRDLYTILEGHNFDSVNHQVLQQMWYKAHYVEAAKIRGRPLGAVDKYRIRRKYPLPKSIWDGEETVYCFKEKSRQALKECYKINRYPTPEEKKSLAKKTGLTLTQVSNWFKNRRQRDRAPPMPCPTDMRLGDGNQYRMAGHMGYPMLDRDHDFSRKMMDISYRPPMQYPQQGFVTHSGYPSHLQC; encoded by the exons ATGCCCTTATCCACCAATAGTTGCAGCGATGAAAGTAACATCGGTAGTCCACTGCTGAAGAGCCCCAAGCTTGAAG atCCTGTCGGTAGAGTACCACAAGACGGAGAGCCAGTATGTTTTTCACCTGAGCAGATAGCCTGCGTCTGCGAGGCCCTCCAACAGTCCGGTGACGTGGAAAGATTGAGTCGCTTCCTCTGGTCTCTGCCACCGAGTGAACTTTTGAGAAGTAATGAATCTGTACTGAAAGCTAGAGCCGTA GTTGCGTTCCATCGATCAGACTTCCGGGACCTTTATACAATACTTGAAGGACACAACTTTGACTCAGTCAACCATCAAGTGCTCCAGCAAATGTGGTACAAGGCTCACTATGTTGAGGCTGCAAAGATCAGAGGGAGACCTCTTGGAGCCGTTGACAAATACAG AATACGACGAAAATATCCTCTTCCTAAATCTATCTGGGATGGAGAAGAGACTGTTTACTGTTTCAAGGAGAAGTCTAGACAAGCCCTCAAAGagtgttataaaataaacag ATACCCTACACCAGAGGAAAAGAAGAGTTTAGCTAAGAAAACAGGACTGACCCTAACACAAGTTAGCAATTGGTTTAAAAACAGGCGTCAGAGAGATAGGGCACCTCCAATGCCCTGCCCGAC AGATATGAGGTTAGGTGATGGAAATCAGTACCGTATGGCTGGACACATGGGATATCCTATGCTAGACCGAGATCATGATTTTTCTCGCAAAATGATGGACATTAGCTACAGGCCTCCTATGCAATATCCTCAGCAGGGATTTGTAACCCATTCAGGTTATCCTTCACATCTACAGTGTTAA